In the genome of Quercus robur chromosome 3, dhQueRobu3.1, whole genome shotgun sequence, one region contains:
- the LOC126717165 gene encoding uncharacterized protein LOC126717165, with translation MELQHWRHWQHPLVFNEDERSGDLCWGCCEPVFGPSYSCIESDCDDYYYHHKSCAELPLGLHHPSHPNHPLILFDIKTYRDNHEEFDKFSKCDVCGEKSLEYTYCCYRCNFNIHINCSSLSLTIQTEVHDHQLTRSIWRLLNFTCDFCGKEGNLPYFCFQCDFTIHSRYAACPRRLKVFRHNHPLHLTPSLEVHQSDSPICLLCVRKVDTLCLYYCSRCDFAAHLYCAMLYGNREFINLQELKEEQSTESKTEDPELHQSFDSRICKVKKTTVEEDGTEIATEIKHFSHAHDLKLTDGIPNNTKCNGCVQSILSPFYSCTPCSFFLHKSCSKLPKIKRHPLDQHPLTLSYEQASFYCVGCEQTWNGLKYSCQICNFDYHVQCILLSDTLTHPCHEHHLYLSKTNHRQKCSSCNSESYFVFCCSTCEFVLDFKCATLPQTTWYNQHEHPFTLCYTPEDDSGKYYCDICEEERDPKQWFYYCTECSFPAHCNCIPGDLEICKVIKTSVGEDGTKTVTKIKHFSHRHNLKLTNEIPKNKKCNGCVQSILSPFYSCTQCSFFLHKSCSELPKIKRHPLDQHPLTLSYPQASFYCVGCEQTCNGLKYSCQKCNFDYHVQCILLSDTLTHACHEHHLYLSKTNHRQKCSSCNSESYFVFHCSTCEFVLDFKCATLPQTTWYNQHEHPFTLCYTLEDDSGEYYCDICEEERDPKQWFYYCAECSFPAHHDCILGKTPNVKKQI, from the coding sequence ATGGAGCTTCAACATTGGCGGCATTGGCAGCATCCGTTGGTCTTTAATGAAGATGAGAGAAGTGGAGATCTTTGTTGGGGGTGCTGTGAACCAGTATTTGGTCCTAGCTATAGTTGTATAGAAAGCGATTGCGATGATTACTACTATCATCATAAATCATGTGCTGAACTACCCCTTGGGTTGCACCATCCCTCACACCCAAATCATCCTCTTATTCTCTTCGACATAAAAACATATCGGGACAACCATGAAGAATTTGACAAATTCAGCAAATGTGATGTCTGCGGAGAAAAGAGTCTTGAATACACTTATTGTTGTTACCGTTGCAACTTCAACATTCACATCAACTGTTCTTCTTTATCTCTCACCATCCAAACTGAAGTCCATGACCACCAATTGACCCGCAGCATTTGGAGGCTGTTGAATTTCACTTGCGACTTCTGTGGCAAAGAAGGCAATCTGCCCTATTTTTGTTTCCAATGCGATTTCACTATACATTCACGTTATGCTGCTTGCCCACGCAGACTGAAAGTTTTccgtcacaaccaccctctccACCTCACCCCTTCTCTTGAAGTCCATCAATCCGACTCTCCAATTTGTCTACTCTGTGTTCGAAAAGTGGATACACTCTGCCTTTACTATTGCTCAAGATGTGATTTTGCTGCCCACCTCTATTGTGCTATGCTCTACGGAAACAGGGAGTTCATAAATTTGCAGGAACTTAAAGAGGAGCAGTCCACCGAGTCAAAAACTGAAGATCCAGAGCTCCATCAATCCTTTGACTCAAGAATTTGCAAAGTCAAAAAAACCACTGTGGAGGAGGACGGAACTGAAATAGCCACAGAAATCAAACACTTCAGTCATGCACATGATTTGAAGCTTACTGATGGGATTCCGAATAACACAAAATGCAACGGGTGTGTACAATCCATTCTCTCTCCATTTTATAGTTGTACCCCGTGTAGCTTCTTTCTTCATAAATCTTGTTCTAAATTACCCAAAATAAAACGACACCCACTTGATCAACACCCTCTCACCCTCAGTTATGAGCAAGCTTCTTTTTATTGTGTTGGCTGTGAACAGACATGGAATGGCTTAAAATACAGCTGTCAGATATGCAACTTTGATTACCATGTTCAATGTATTTTATTATCAGACACCCTTACTCATCCCTGTCATGAGCATCATCTTTACCTCTCCAAGACAAACCATAGACAGAAGTGTAGTAGTTGTAATTCTGAAAGTTATTTTGTATTCTGTTGTTCCACTTGTGAATTTGTTCTGGACTTTAAATGTGCTACACTACCACAAACCACATGGTACAACCAACATGAACATCCCTTCACTCTCTGTTATACTCCTGAAGATGACTCCGGTAAATATTATTGTGATATTTGTGAAGAAGAACGAGATCCCAAGCAATGGTTCTACTACTGTACAGAGTGCAGCTTTCCTGCTCATTGCAACTGTATTCCTGGGGACTTAGAAATTTGCAAAGTCATAAAAACTTCTGTGGGAGAAGATGGAACTAAAACAGtcacaaaaatcaaacactTCAGCCACCGACATAATTTGAAGCTTACTAATGAgattccaaaaaacaaaaaatgcaacGGGTGTGTACAATCCATTCTCTCTCCATTTTACAGTTGTACCCAGTGTAGCTTCTTTCTTCATAAATCTTGTTCTGAATTACCCAAAATAAAACGACACCCACTTGATCAACACCCTCTCACCCTCAGTTATCCGCAAGCTTCTTTTTACTGTGTTGGTTGTGAACAGACATGCAATGGCTTAAAATACAGCTGTCAGAAATGCAACTTTGATTACCATGTTCAATGTATTTTATTATCAGACACCCTTACTCATGCCTGTCATGAGCATCATCTTTACCTCTCCAAGACAAACCATAGACAAAAGTGTAGTAGTTGTAATTCTGAAAGTTATTTTGTATTCCATTGTTCTACTTGTGAATTTGTTCTGGACTTTAAATGTGCTACACTACCACAAACCACATGGTACAACCAACATGAACATCCCTTCACTCTCTGTTATACTCTTGAAGATGACTCCGGTGAATATTACTGTGATATTTGTGAAGAAGAACGAGATCCCAAGCAATGGTTCTACTACTGTGCAGAGTGTAGCTTTCCTGCTCATCATGACTGTATTCTTGGGAAAACCCCAAATGTcaagaaacaaatataa